aagattagttagtttttatattaggaagtggctaggtgttcctagatgcttaagtactgtggcactgtatgggaagggcatactccagctcccagtatctagtctagtagaggagtttaaatgtactaaagttaggacggagctcctgttagctgggagtaaagatgtggtagtcagtaaggtggttccaaacccaactaaggggaggaagtggaaaccaagaatggcagctcaggaggcagaagcaactcttagacatacagagattgtgggtaatgtgcaaataggccggggaggcttgggacttggcccaggcaaaccagtgtggagtagagcaggtcccaaggagaagagaaagctagttgttgagcaagttcgtagacaggaggaaatgttaaggggtgcaaaggcagtggctcaggctaagcagggacggtggttgaattgggaaggtgtagagaagaaaaagcttagttggaaagaactgtggagtatggaggaaaggagtattagatttttgataggggcaacatatgatgtattgccaactccccagaacctaaaactctgggtaaatggagacccgttatgtccgttatgttcaggtactgcaactctaaggcatattttgtcaggttgtaaggttagtctgtcacaaggccggtatacatggcgacatgaccaagtattaagaagcttagctgcaggtattgaagataaacgaaggcaggtaaacttaggagggtctaaggtgaagagagtatcaattcagtttgttcaagagggggagaaagttaataagacgataaggaggcacggcagcttggaggatgcttgtgattgggagatgcaggtagatttaggaaataagcttgttgttccccaggagatagcctctacaaacctaaggcctgctatagtcttgtggtctaggagcagaatgagagtctatttcatagagctgactgttccatGGGAGGAATTactagcagaagcatatgaaaggaaaaagcttaggtatgtggagttgggggcagaagcagagcagcgaggatggaaggttagaatctgtccagtggaagtaggatgtagaggatttgttgcaaagtctgttgtctcattgttgagggagctgggtgtaagtggacagaatgtgagaaaaatagtgaaAGAGCTGTCAGATAAAGCAGCTaaatccagtcagtggatttggatcagaagaagcaatagcagctgggggcccagcaggggggagCACtcagggtaaacagacttttggaagaagcaaagaagaaattcaggatatttaagtggagggtttggcccatgtgatccttttgaaatcaggtggccattttgggtgagttggctttgagtgaggtgtatggcttagtttttggtggcatttttgctgattataggactgtttaggtgagtttgtctgttgaatctgatagtgtgtcttgtcctgcctccacctctggcaccttctatactttcattaccccctacccgaaccagggtttgaatcccattcccgcttatcttacctcttttatttctccccctacccgaaccagggtttgcatccccaccccgctgtgactggtgtgcagttggtgagaggctgaggtagcttgtggctgtaaaagatggttgttgtggtgtgaggagcagtgatggctggcattaggggggtgactctgggacgccagtgttcactgtctagcctcctggaggtgtcgtaggcccaactagacgaaacactgatgaaaggaggtccccacctgatgaccccaatgatatgttggtcagcactgctcactggtctatatagggagtatagggaattactcactgagtctggtcctttattttttatttttttcgttagcacaagtttcttgtgtttaccttgaaagAATTTATTCATCCCACAAAGGGGAAATTTACTTATTACAGCAGCAGAATGAAAAGTGTAGTATACACTACAGAATTAAAGTAAAAAGGGgcaaaaacagacagaaatatcTATAAAATAGCAACAAAAAGTACATTAAAACActataaaaacactaaaaagaggaaaaaaaaagttctgtgcTGCGGTAACAAGAGGCAACCCACGCGACACCATCTTGAACTTAGAAAGCAGAActaggaagaagaaaaacaaacacaacaatGGCAACAGGTTTGCAATTCACAAATGAAGCCTGAAGGTATGTTTTGATGGAGGTAATGGAGTGCCAATCAGTAACTCTACCCAGGTGTTAATCAAGGATAGGAAACAAACTGAACAGAAAGTAGGAAGTGGCTCTacaaaagagggggaaaaaactaaCTAATATGCAGAAATCAAACAGAAATAAGATACTACAATGCCTAACATGACAGTCAAAACCACACGAGAGCacttaaacaaatgaataaacagTGGATAAACAAGCAAAATTCCATAAGCCTGGACATTGTTATTTAACACAATCACAGTTAGAGATCAAGTCACTCCCCTTTTTATAAGTTTCACTttcagagaaagagaaagttACACATGCAGTGTCTCACTTTCTCCTTTGCTGTGAAGAAAATGGCTGGAAGAAGTAAGGCACCATATTCTTTATCCTGCTCAATATGCTTGGAGTTGTTGAAGAACCCTGTGACTCTTCACTGCGGCCACAGCTACTGTATGGACTGTGTAAATGGCTACTGGGACCAGGAGGATCGGAGaggtgtttacagctgtccTCAGTGTAGATACAGTTTCTCCCCGAGACCTCTGCTGAACAAGAACACAATGCTGGCTGATTTGGTGCTTAACATGACCGAGGCAGAACCCCCCAGCTCTCCTGGGAAGGATGAAGTCAGTCCGGAAGACGTGGAGTGCGATTTCTGCACTGCGAGGAAGCTGAAAGCTGTCAAGTCTTGCCTGGTGtgtctggcctcttactgtgCCACACACGTGCAGCCTCACTATGAGTCTGCTGCTTTCAAAAGGCACAAGCTGGTGGAAGTGTCGGCCTGCATACAAGATAAGATCTGCTCGAAACATGACAAGCTGCTCGAAGTTTATTGTTGCACTGATGACCAATGCATTTGTCTGCTTTGTGTGATGGATGAGCACAAAGGTCATGACACCgtctcagctgcagcagagaggaaaaagaaacaagtatgattatttatttttggtcaCTGTTAGTTGTTAGACCACTTAAAACTGTTATAGTGAAAATCAGCGTGGATTCCATATTTCAGTGTCCAGTCGGTTATAGAGCTTTTTAGAGTCTTTTTCTTTAACGGGAGTATTAGGAACATACTTAATGCACTGTTCAGCTCAATAACAAACAGCAGAGTGATTAATATGATTTTGTTGTTAGCAACAATTTGGAAAGAAGAAACAAGAGTACCAGCAAGGAATACAAGAAAAACAGAAGCAGCTGCGGCAGCTGAATCAGAAAATGAAAGCACTGCAGGTAATTAAATAAATGCAAGCCTTGTGTCCATGTGAAAGGATTGATTTAACTTTTTATGAATTACTGTCAGTGTTCTAGAGATGAGGCGCTCGATCGAAATGAAAAGGCCTATGCTGAAATTGTCCTGATGGCAGACAAAAGACGCTCTGAAATGAAGGGGCTGATCAGAGATCAGGAGAAGACTACGGTGAGTCGGGCAGAGGCACTCGTAGATCGACTTGAGAAGGAGATTGGTGATCTGAGGAAGAGAGAAGATGACCTAAAGGAGCTGTCTCTGACTGAGGATCACATACATTTCCTGCAGgtacacacaaacaaatacacacGTATGTATTATGTACTGTGTAGGTCTGAAGTTTATGCTGTTTctctttttgcatgtttttcagcgatgcaagcCCATTTTTGACTGCACAGAACCTCAGGTGTCCTCTGATTTAAACCTCCAACTACATACACATTTTGACTTTGTGACAAAGATTATTTCAGACTTGAAAGACAGAATGGAAATCATGGCCGGTGCCTTGGAAGAACTGTCAGAGAAAAGTAAGGACACCTTTATACAAAAAAATAGTAATTTGAATGCATATATTTAATCATACGTTTTAGAATGTCCTGTTTTTGCTTTTAGTTAAAGTTGACCAGGATCCAAAGACGAGACAAGAGTTAATCATGTGTGAGTTGTTGACATTACACATATTCTGCAATTGAGCCTTTGTGGTTCAGTAGTGAACACTGTATAATATCTCCTCACATTTCAGATTCCTGCTGCCTCAGTTTGGATCCTGATACTGCATTTGAAAACTTGCTGCTCTCCGAGAGAAACAAAAAAGTGACCTGGATTAAAAAAGCCCAGAAGTACCCCTACCACCCAGAGAGATTTATCAAATATGATCAAGTGTTGTGCACTGAAAGTCTTTCTGGCCTTTGCTACTGGGAGGTTGAATGGAAAGGGCCCAGGGTTGAGGTGGCCGTGTGCTATAAAGGGGCAAAGCTGGAAGAAAGTTGCTTTGGATACACTGACCAGTCCTGGTGCATTTCCCTCTCGAATTCTGGGTGCATCTTTTGGCACAATGAAGTCAAAACAAGAATGCCCATCCCTTGTTCCTCTACAGTGGGAGTGTATCTGAACCATAAGGGTGGGAGCCTGTCCTTTTACAATGTGTCTGATTCTGGTCAGATGGGGCTCCTTCACAGGGTTCAGACCACGTTCTCCCAGCCTCTGTACACTGGCTTCATGGTTTCCAGGGGATCCTCAGTTAGAATAATCACACCAGAGTAAAGGGCACAGACTGTCAGGGCTGCCAACATTACATAAGGTTCTCTGTCTAAAACACCagtattaaaaaaatacaagttGTGCATTCTAAAACTACTCCTGATGATTTTCACTTATTGTAGTAAAGCTTGAGTTTGCTCTtgaaaatattaaatgtttGCAAGGCTATAGAAACAGTAGATGTGATGTGTTTAACACTGTAATATACCCCTCATCTGGTGGTGAACTAAAATAAACTCATGATAAACTCTGTCAGTCAAGTGTGTGAGTGTCTGAGTGTATTCACACAGTATTCCAGAGCTGTacaaaaatgtgatgaaatgacTTATTCATGACATATAGTTACATAAACAGTTGTATCACACAATGTTCCACATTTCAAGGAGGTATATTACAAACAAAGATCTATTGAGTTAGCTGCTTTATAACTCAATTCTGTTTTACTTTCAGTGAAAGTGAGTATGTTTTGTAAGTTTTAGTTACATGGAGATTTATAACATTTAGTTTTGATTTTTTCTTTGATAATGGTACTGACTTTGTTGTGTTTCACTTTAAGACAAACAAAGCTGGTTGGAGTGCCCTCCCACCTGGAGCAAGCTACCAACAAACCACTCCTTTAGGGAAATCGAAAGTAACTTTGTTAGTTTGAGCAAGAGAAAATGGCGTACAGTTCGGATCTGTTTGACTGCTCCATATGTTTAGAGACACTAGTGGAACCAGTGACGGCGGCATGTGGACACAGTTTCTGTATGAAATGCATTAATGACTACTGGGATGTAAGAAGTAACAGAAGAGCACACTACAGCTGTCCTCAATGCCGAACAACTTTCAACACAAGGCCTGTTCTTCAGAGGAACACAGTCCTGGCAAACTTGTTggaggagcagaagaagaaaaccaGTCAAAGTGCTGCTGATGGGGATGATGATGCCTTTGCTGCACCGGGGGATGTGAACTGTGATGTTTGCAAGGGAAGAAAACGAAAAGCTCATATGTTCTGCTTCATGTGTttggcctcttactgtgagacTCATCTGCAGCCTCATTTTGAGGTGCCAGCGCTGAAGAAGCACTATCTGATCCAAGCCTCCACAAGGGTCAaagaaaacatctgcagctgtcaCGACAGACGTCTGGAGATTTATTGCCGCACCGATCAGCAGTTTTTGTGCCCACTTTGTGTGGTGGAACACAAAAGTCACGACATTGTGGCAGTCAAAACAGAAATGGAGGCAACTCAGGTAATTCAGTTCAGCCCCATGCTGAAGGTTTTTTGTTACAGAGGTACCGAATAATTCTTGGATTTCTGTTTTAACAGAGAAAAGTGGAAAAGGCAAGACAGGAAGTCACAGACAGAGTGCTGGCTGCGGAGAGCAAAATGACAGAGCTAAAGGATGCTGCAGACGCTATAAGAGTGCGTTTTCATACTCAAACATAAGTATCCCCTTCCTGTCGACTGTCCACATTTATAACTTTTTAAAGATTGATATGAGATTATAAACGTATGTCGTTTGGGTCAGTTGCAGTAGCAGAACAGAGGAACTAGATTGAGGCATGGGTTACAGCTGTTATTTCCTGTTGGGAAATTTCCTGTCACTTTTACAGTCTGTCACATTAGCATATGAAAATAGTAAAATAGTTGTTTAGAACTGTACCTCCAAATGTTATAA
This genomic interval from Odontesthes bonariensis isolate fOdoBon6 chromosome 7, fOdoBon6.hap1, whole genome shotgun sequence contains the following:
- the LOC142384625 gene encoding E3 ubiquitin/ISG15 ligase TRIM25-like; the encoded protein is MQCLTFSFAVKKMAGRSKAPYSLSCSICLELLKNPVTLHCGHSYCMDCVNGYWDQEDRRGVYSCPQCRYSFSPRPLLNKNTMLADLVLNMTEAEPPSSPGKDEVSPEDVECDFCTARKLKAVKSCLVCLASYCATHVQPHYESAAFKRHKLVEVSACIQDKICSKHDKLLEVYCCTDDQCICLLCVMDEHKGHDTVSAAAERKKKQQQFGKKKQEYQQGIQEKQKQLRQLNQKMKALQCSRDEALDRNEKAYAEIVLMADKRRSEMKGLIRDQEKTTVSRAEALVDRLEKEIGDLRKREDDLKELSLTEDHIHFLQRCKPIFDCTEPQVSSDLNLQLHTHFDFVTKIISDLKDRMEIMAGALEELSEKIKVDQDPKTRQELIMYSCCLSLDPDTAFENLLLSERNKKVTWIKKAQKYPYHPERFIKYDQVLCTESLSGLCYWEVEWKGPRVEVAVCYKGAKLEESCFGYTDQSWCISLSNSGCIFWHNEVKTRMPIPCSSTVGVYLNHKGGSLSFYNVSDSGQMGLLHRVQTTFSQPLYTGFMVSRGSSVRIITPE